ATCGCCAAAGCGGTTATCCGCCCTGCCGGCCCACGCATTCAGGCGGGAAATGGTATGTATCTACAAGGGGACGAGTTCTACTTCTCCCCATGCCCCGAGGCGTTCGTCCTTGACGATCACGGCCCCTATGATGCCGGGAAAGGCATCATCCATGGTCTTGATGGCCCTTGCGAGGTCTTGCACGTCTTTTATGCGGTTTCCGACCGATGTGGCCACGGCGTCTGCAAAAGCACAGGATCGGGCAACGATGGTGACGGCGTCCGCGGTCCCGAGGCTTAACGAGTGCCCTACGGTTCCGGAAGACGTACAGACCCCGAGGGGGGAGTCCCCGGGATCGATCCGAATCCCGATCCTCCCGCTGAATGGGGATCTCCCGGCCCAGAGGGCTGCGGTGAACGGTCCGTTGACGGATACGAAGACATCTCCTCCGTTTTCAACGATCACCTCGCCTCCGGTTTTCTCCTGGCATCTGACGCCCACGTATTCTGCTACTGCACCAGCCACCGCGGCCATGGGTCCGGTCCCGGCGGCAAGACCCGCGCGGAGCATGTCCCGGACGACTGGGGGTGCGAAGGGGTCGTCGGGAAGGGGGACGAGGCTCGTGAAGAAATCGGGCCTTCTGGCCCCATAGGTCTCGATGGCGAGACGGACCTCGATGACCCAGTTGGAGACCTCCTTTTCCATGGGGCGCTGGGCCTGGATATGAAGGTCGGTCTCCCGGTGGGAGACCTCGAAGGCGACAAGCCCGGGTCTTCGCATCAAAGACCGATAGGTGCGTGCCTGTCCTTCGGACCTTGGGTATCTCGGGCCTGACATGGATATTCCGGCCTCCTGCTCGTGGATCAATCTGAAGGAGGAAAGCCCGCCTGGTCCAGATATTCCTGGCGATGAGGTCTTGCGAGGAGTTCGCGCACGGCGTCCCGAGGATCCTTGCCCCGATGGAGGACCTCGAAGACCTTTTCCGTGATGGGCATATCGACCCCGGTCTTTTGCGCGAGATCTCGGGCGGACCGGGAGGTCATCACCCCTTCTGCGACCATGCTCATTCCGGCGAGGATGTCACTGATGTGCTCCCCCCGGCCGAGCCTCAGGCCGACCGTGCGGTTTCGGCTCAGGTCGCCCGTACAGGTGAGGACCAGATCCCCGAGGCCGGCGAGACCGGCGAATGTGAGGGGATTGGCACCGAGGGCGAGTCCGAGGCGGGTCATTTCCGCAAGGCCCCGGGTGATGAGGGCCGCACGGGTGTTGTGGCCGAAACCCATCCCGTCCGAGATCCCGGATGCGATGGCAAGGACGTTCTTGAGGGCGCCCGCCATCTGGACGCCGATGAGGTCCCGGTTCGTATAGACCCGGAAGGTCTTTGTGGAAAAATGTGACTGAAGAAGCCGGCAGACGGCATCGTCCCGGGCGGCCACGGTCACGGCAGTGGGAAGTGACTTGACCGTCTCCTTGGCGAAACTCGGGCCGGAGAGGGCGGCAAAACGGGACGAGAGGCGCGGGGAAAGGACCTCTGCCAGGACGTCCGTCATGAAGAGGAGGGTATCGTTTTCGATCCCCTTTGTCGCTGAGACCACCGCCTTAGGACAGGTTGCATGGAAGGATGGATCGAGATGGGGGGCCATGGCCTCAGCCACCTTCCGAAACCCGTGGGAGGGGACGGCGATGACGATGATCCCGCTGCCGCTGACCGCCTCTCCCAGATCGGATGTCACGCGGATCTGTTCAGGAAATGGGGCACCAGGCAGATACTTTCTGTTTTCCCGGTCGCTGGCGAGGGTATCTGCGGTTTTCGGGTCTCTCGCCCAGAGGGTCACTGGAAGACCCTTTTCGGCGATAAGGATGGCGAGGGCCGTGCCCCAGCTCCCCGCGCCGATGACGGCGGTCCTTTCGCAGGCCTCTGCGGGATCAGTCTTCATCCTTTTCCGCGAGTTTGGCCACGGCGGCAAGCCGCTCCCCTTCTCCGATCTTGATGAGGCGGACCCCTTGGGTGGATCGCCCGATGGGCCTGATGTCCTTGGTATGGATGCGGATGATGTTCCCGCTCGTCTTGACCAGCATGATCTCGTCGGAGTCTCTCACGAGGAGGACCCCAACGACATTTCCAGTCTTTTCCGTGGTCTTGATATTGATGATGCCCCTGCCGCCCCGTCCCTGGACCCGGTAGGCGTCGATGTGCGTGCGTTTCCCGTAGCCAGCCTCTGTGACCGTGAAGAGGTCGCCGCCGCCCTCCGGAATAGCGACCATGGCCACGACCTCGTCCCCTTCATCGAGGGAGATGCCCCGGACCCCGGAGGCCAGCCTTCCCATGGGCCGAATGTCGTCTTCGGAGAAGCGGATACCTATGCCGCCCCTGGTGCCGAGGAAGATGTGGGCCTTGCCGTCCGTGATGTCGGCAGCGATGATCTCGTCTCCGTCACGAATGTCGGCGGCGATGATTCCGGCTGGCCGGGGCCGGGAGAAGGCATCGAGTGGCGTCTTCTTCACGATGCCGTATCTGCTTGCGATCACGAGGAACCGGTCGGAATCAAATGTCCTCACCGGTACAACGGCCGCGATCTTTTCCTCCACCTGCCTGTTGATGGGAAGGAGGTTCACGAGGGCCTTGCCCCTGCCAGTGCGGGCGACCTCAGGGATCTCGTGGACCTTTAGCCAATAGAGCTGTCCAAGGTTGCTGATGCAGAGGAAATAGTCATGCGAGGAAGCGACGAAGAGCTTCTCTATGAAGTCCTCTTTGGGGGAATAGCCGGCGACACCCTTGCCGCCTGGTTTCTGGCTTCGGTAGATGCTCACCGGGTTTCTCTTGATATAGCCTCCGTGGGACAGGGTCACGACCATGTCCTCCTCCACGATGAGGTCCTCGATGTTGATCTCGCCCGGCTCAGGGACGAGCTCGGTCCTCCGCGGATCGGCGTATTCCTTCTTGACCGCAGCAAGTTCCTCCTTGATGATCTCGAGGACGAGCTCGTTTCTCGCCAGGATCGCCCGGTACCGTTCAATGGCCGCAAGCACGTTCGCGAGCTCTTCTAGGATCTTGTCCCGCTCGAGGGCAGTGAGCCTCTGGAGCCGCATGTCGAGAATGGCCTGGGCCTGGATGGCTGAGAGGGAGAAACGCTCCATGAGCCCGCTCTTCGCCTCGGTCGGGTTGGCGGATCGCCGGATGAGGGCCACGACCTCGTCCAGGTTGTCGATGGCGGCCTTGAGCCCTTCCAGGATGTGGGCCCGTTCCTCGGCCTTTCGGAGTTCATAGGTGGTGCGCCGGATCACCACTGTCTTTCTATGCTGGAGGAAGTGGGTAAGGAGCTCCTTAAGGTTCATGAGCTCGGGCCGCCCGTTGACGATGGCGAGCAGTATCACCCCAAAGGTGCTCTCCAGAGGGGTGTGCTTGAAGAGATGGTTGAGGACCACCTGGGCGTGCCCGTCCCGCTTGAGTTCCACCACGATGCGCATGCCATCCCGGTCGGATTCATCCCGGACGTCTCCGACTCCCTCGATCTTCTTCTGGCGGACGAGCTCTGCGATCTTTTCGATGAGTTTGGCCTTGTTGACCTGATAGGGGATCTCAGTAATGACGATGTTTTCTCGGGAACCCTTGGCCACCTGTTCTACGACCGCACGCGCCCGCATCTTGATGATGCCGCGCCCAGTCTCGTAGGCCGAGACGATCCCGGACCTTCCGCAGATAAATCCTCCGGTGGGAAAATCCGGGCCGGGTAGGAACTCCATGAGTTCGGCCACTGTTATGTTGGGGTTGTCGATGAGGGCGACCAGGGCGTCCACCACCTCTCCCAGGTTGTGGGGAGGGATGTTGGTGGCCATGCCCACGGCGATCCCAGCGGATCCGTTCACGATAAGATTCGGGATCCGGGACGGAAGGACGACGGGTTCTTCAAGGGAGCTGTCGTAATTGGGGACGAAATCCACGGTCTCCTTTGTGATGTCCTCGAGGATCTCGTGGGCGATTTTTTTGAGGCGGATCTCGGTGTACCGCATGGCCGCAGGGGCATCCCCGTCTATGGACCCGAAATTCCCCTGACCGTCCACTAAGGGATAGCGGAGCGAGAAGTCCTGGACCATGCGGACGATCGTGTCGTACACTGCGGCATCCCCATGGGGGTGGTACTTGCCGATGACGTCTCCCACGATTCTGGCCGACTTCTTGTAGGGCTTGTTGTAATCGTTTCCGAGTTCGTGCATGGCGTAAAGGACCCGCCTGTGCACGGGTTTGAGCCCGTCGCGGACATCCGGGAGGGCGCGTCCGATGATCACGCTCATGGCGTAGTCGAGATACGAGCGTTTTAACTCGTCGGATATGTCACGGACTTCACGTGTACCTGAAAAGAGTTCGCCTTGTTCCTGCATTTTATAGGTGCCTTTGTCGGGTATTCTGGAGCAAAAAACCGGTCAGCTCAGATCCGCTCCCGTGGTGGTCATGGTCATCTGGCAGTGTTTGATGCCCTTGAGGGCCTTGAGCTTGGTTGCCAGCCCGGTGAGCGAGGCGGAGTCCCCCCGCACGATGGCCACCTCGAGGCAGTTCGTGTGGTCGAGATGGACGTGTTGGGACGCCAGTACCATGTCGGAGAAGTCGTGTTGGATGTTGATGATGGAGTCCACGAGTTCGCGTTTGTGGTGGTCATAGACATACGTGATGGTCCCCACGACCTCTTTTCCATGCCCTGCAGAACTCCAGGCCTCCTGGATGAGCTTTTCCCGAATGATGTCCCGAATGGCCTCTGAACGGCTCGTGTATTCGTTCCGT
This window of the Deltaproteobacteria bacterium genome carries:
- a CDS encoding UPF0280 family protein, whose translation is MRRPGLVAFEVSHRETDLHIQAQRPMEKEVSNWVIEVRLAIETYGARRPDFFTSLVPLPDDPFAPPVVRDMLRAGLAAGTGPMAAVAGAVAEYVGVRCQEKTGGEVIVENGGDVFVSVNGPFTAALWAGRSPFSGRIGIRIDPGDSPLGVCTSSGTVGHSLSLGTADAVTIVARSCAFADAVATSVGNRIKDVQDLARAIKTMDDAFPGIIGAVIVKDERLGAWGEVELVPL
- a CDS encoding NAD(P)-dependent glycerol-3-phosphate dehydrogenase, which translates into the protein MKTDPAEACERTAVIGAGSWGTALAILIAEKGLPVTLWARDPKTADTLASDRENRKYLPGAPFPEQIRVTSDLGEAVSGSGIIVIAVPSHGFRKVAEAMAPHLDPSFHATCPKAVVSATKGIENDTLLFMTDVLAEVLSPRLSSRFAALSGPSFAKETVKSLPTAVTVAARDDAVCRLLQSHFSTKTFRVYTNRDLIGVQMAGALKNVLAIASGISDGMGFGHNTRAALITRGLAEMTRLGLALGANPLTFAGLAGLGDLVLTCTGDLSRNRTVGLRLGRGEHISDILAGMSMVAEGVMTSRSARDLAQKTGVDMPITEKVFEVLHRGKDPRDAVRELLARPHRQEYLDQAGFPPSD
- the gyrA gene encoding DNA gyrase subunit A, coding for MQEQGELFSGTREVRDISDELKRSYLDYAMSVIIGRALPDVRDGLKPVHRRVLYAMHELGNDYNKPYKKSARIVGDVIGKYHPHGDAAVYDTIVRMVQDFSLRYPLVDGQGNFGSIDGDAPAAMRYTEIRLKKIAHEILEDITKETVDFVPNYDSSLEEPVVLPSRIPNLIVNGSAGIAVGMATNIPPHNLGEVVDALVALIDNPNITVAELMEFLPGPDFPTGGFICGRSGIVSAYETGRGIIKMRARAVVEQVAKGSRENIVITEIPYQVNKAKLIEKIAELVRQKKIEGVGDVRDESDRDGMRIVVELKRDGHAQVVLNHLFKHTPLESTFGVILLAIVNGRPELMNLKELLTHFLQHRKTVVIRRTTYELRKAEERAHILEGLKAAIDNLDEVVALIRRSANPTEAKSGLMERFSLSAIQAQAILDMRLQRLTALERDKILEELANVLAAIERYRAILARNELVLEIIKEELAAVKKEYADPRRTELVPEPGEINIEDLIVEEDMVVTLSHGGYIKRNPVSIYRSQKPGGKGVAGYSPKEDFIEKLFVASSHDYFLCISNLGQLYWLKVHEIPEVARTGRGKALVNLLPINRQVEEKIAAVVPVRTFDSDRFLVIASRYGIVKKTPLDAFSRPRPAGIIAADIRDGDEIIAADITDGKAHIFLGTRGGIGIRFSEDDIRPMGRLASGVRGISLDEGDEVVAMVAIPEGGGDLFTVTEAGYGKRTHIDAYRVQGRGGRGIINIKTTEKTGNVVGVLLVRDSDEIMLVKTSGNIIRIHTKDIRPIGRSTQGVRLIKIGEGERLAAVAKLAEKDED
- the nikR gene encoding nickel-responsive transcriptional regulator NikR codes for the protein MSHKKDNSLTRFGVSIPTELIRSFDAYVQRNEYTSRSEAIRDIIREKLIQEAWSSAGHGKEVVGTITYVYDHHKRELVDSIINIQHDFSDMVLASQHVHLDHTNCLEVAIVRGDSASLTGLATKLKALKGIKHCQMTMTTTGADLS